AAAAAGTATTGAAGAATTTAAAAAATTAAATGATGAATTGTTCCACAGTGCTGATAATGCAAACAAGTTTGCCAATATTGCTATGCCTGCTAATGCACAGATTGGAAATATCAGTTATGTTATCGTAGCAATCATCGGTGGTATTCTTGCGATTAATGGAATCGGTGGTTTTACACTTGGGGCGCTGGCAAGTTTCCTTACATTTAATAAGAGTTTGAATATGCCAATCGGCCAGGTTAGCCAGCAGGTGAATTTCGTAGCGATGGCGCTTGCCGGAGCACAGAGAATTTTTACACTTCTTGATGAAAAACCAGAAGTTGATGAAGGATATGTTACTCTTGTGAACGCAACAGAAGATGCAGATGGAACGATTCATGAAACCGAAAAACATACCGGTATCTGGGCATGGAAACATTTTCATAAAGAAGATGGAACAACAACGTATAAAAAGCTTCTTGGTGATGTAGAATTTCTTGGTGTGGATTTTGGATATGATGAGAAGAAGATTGTTCTTCATGATATTAAAATGTTTGCTACACCAGGTCAGAAAATCGCATTTGTAGGTTCTACCGGAGCCGGAAAGACAACGATTACAAATCTGATCAATCGTTTTTATGATATTCAGGACGGAAAAATCCGTTATGACGGTATTAATATTAATAAAATAAAAAAAGCAGATTTAAGACATTCTCTTGGAATGGTATTACAGGATACTCATTTATTTACTGCAAGCGTAAAAGACAATATCCGTTACGGTAAGCTGGATGCAACAGATGAAGAAGTTATTGCAGCAGCAAAGCTTGCTAATGCCGATAGTTTTATTGAAAGACTTCCACAGGGATATGATACGATTCTTACTGGAGATGGTGCAAACTTAAGTCAGGGTCAGCGCCAGCTTCTTTCTATCGCAAGAGCAGCAATCGCAGATCCTCCAGTATTAATTCTTGATGAGGCAACTAGTTCAATCGATACCCGTACCGAAAAAATCGTACAGGAAGGAATGGATCGTCTGATGAATGGAAGAACTACTTTTGTAATCGCGCATCGTCTTTCGACGATTAAAAACAGTGATTGTATCATGGTATTAGAACAGGGAAGGATTATCGAGAGAGGATCTCATGATGATCTGATAGAAGAAAAGGGAAGATACTATCAGCTTTATACTGGAAATAAAGCATAATTTA
This Anaerobutyricum hallii DNA region includes the following protein-coding sequences:
- a CDS encoding ABC transporter ATP-binding protein, yielding MARMNMKNGKKVENPGALLKRLMGYIMKHYGAAFIIVLLCILISVVCNVQGTMFMQTLIDNYIVPMLKDGNHDFSGLAHAITRVAGFYAIGVVLTLLYSQIMVNITQGTLRSLRDDLFTHMQDLPIKYFDTHAHGDIMSVYTNDIDTLRQMISQSIPQLFNSGIMVVSIIVCMLMLNVLLTVVSLVMVGVMVYVSKRLATLSGKYFIQQQKDLGAANGYIEEMMQGQKVVKVFCHEEKSIEEFKKLNDELFHSADNANKFANIAMPANAQIGNISYVIVAIIGGILAINGIGGFTLGALASFLTFNKSLNMPIGQVSQQVNFVAMALAGAQRIFTLLDEKPEVDEGYVTLVNATEDADGTIHETEKHTGIWAWKHFHKEDGTTTYKKLLGDVEFLGVDFGYDEKKIVLHDIKMFATPGQKIAFVGSTGAGKTTITNLINRFYDIQDGKIRYDGININKIKKADLRHSLGMVLQDTHLFTASVKDNIRYGKLDATDEEVIAAAKLANADSFIERLPQGYDTILTGDGANLSQGQRQLLSIARAAIADPPVLILDEATSSIDTRTEKIVQEGMDRLMNGRTTFVIAHRLSTIKNSDCIMVLEQGRIIERGSHDDLIEEKGRYYQLYTGNKA